The Dermacentor albipictus isolate Rhodes 1998 colony chromosome 2, USDA_Dalb.pri_finalv2, whole genome shotgun sequence genome has a segment encoding these proteins:
- the LOC135899835 gene encoding uncharacterized protein isoform X2 has product MYMSPRRTLRGSKICTRYLYLRKQPRDHSISPNRRPRMRRRKLRGRVRLVKGVERAFQISVRVGLVRRIGQQASNTFPKASDQDRQHSSDKDKTEGTLPVDSEAGPEVAQFSEEEFKTAADYFKEDLEFLHKVSSSQRLGRTSLGRCSLYLNFDPLARRRSEGDSGHGLGREVMDLRPEGGKDLRLHAQFVGHPLWKSWALNQPGLGPAVSSPGFRHDLGVRGFAASFQRSRAGRAMVYLKMLSSSLPSWPRLQEPSG; this is encoded by the exons ATGTATATGTCACCTCGAAGAACTTTGCGTGGCTCGAAGATTTGTACACGATATTTGTACCTGCGCAAGCAGCCTCGCGACCACAGCATTTCGCCAAACCGGCGGCCAAGAATGAGAAGACGAAAATTGCGAGGTCGCGTGCGGCTGGTAAAAGGCGTTGAACGCGCGTTCCAAATCAGCGTTCGCGTGGGCCTCGTTCGACGCATCGGTCAGCAAGCCTCGAATACCTTCCCAAAGGCCAGTGACCAGGACAGACAG CACTCTTCAGACAAAGATAAGACGGAGGGAACATTACCCGTGGATTCTGAGGCAGGCCCCGAGGTTGCTCAGTTTTCGGAGGAGGAGTTCAAGACAGCTGCTGACTACTTTAAGGAAGATTTGGAATTCCTTCATAAAGTGAGCAGCAGCCAGCGGCTGGGCAGAACCAGCCTAGGGCGCTGCTCGCTTTACCTCAATTTTGACCCCCTGGCACGAAGGCGTAGTGAGG GAGATTCCGGTCATGGACTGGGACGCGAAGTTATGGATCTTCGCCCAGAAGGAGGAAAAGACCTG cgtttgcACGCCCAGTTCGTGGGTCATCCTCTATGGAAGAG CTGGGCCTTGAATCAACCGGGATTAGGCCCGGCAGTGTCATCGCCTGGGTTCAGGCACGACTTAGGGGTACGAGGTTTCGCCGCGTCGTTTCAACGCTCCAGAGCTGGACGCGCCATGGTGTACCTGAAAATGTTAAGCTCATCGTTGCCATCATGGCCACGGCTTCAGGAACCTTCTGGCTGA